CCGCGACTTCGGAGTCTTCGATGTCCGCACGCGCGCGTCGCGCGTCGCGCAGAATCCGAAGACGCTGGTACAGGTCGCGGTGCCCTCGCGACGGGTGGTGCGTTTCAAGGCCGGTCGGCTGATGCGGGATCGCGTGGAGACACCGCCTGCGGCGGTCGGGCGACGCTGATCTGAGCGAGCCGTGGATGCGTGGAGGGCTCGGCGGTGACGCCGGGCGGTTGGGTCGTCGAAATCTTCGAGGAGCATGGATGCCATGGAGCAGGTGACCACCCGGCGTTCCCGCGGGCGCGATCAACGGCTGGTGATTGATGAGCAGGCGCTTGGACGCCTGTACGGGGCTCTTCCGCCACAGGCGAGCGAAGCGGAGGCGAGTCTTCTCGGGGCCATCTTCATCTCGCCCTCCGTCATGGGCGATGTTCTTCAGGTGCTGCGAAGCGGCGCCGACTTCTCGCGCCCGGTCCATGCCGCCATCTTCGACGCGATGGTGGAGATCTACGAGCGCACGGCGACCATGGACATTGTCCTTCTCGCCGAGAAGCTGCGGACCCTGGGCACGCTCGACCATGTCGGCGGCATCGACTATCTCAAGGAGCTCGCCGAGTGCTCGCCCACCGCATCGCATGCGATGGAGCACGCGCGGTTGGTGCGCGACAAGGCCATTGTCCGCGAGCTCATCTCCGCTTCGGTGGAAACGCTTCACTCGGCGCATCAAGGGGACCTTCCCGCCGACGAGGTCCTGCAGTCGGCGGAGGCGCGCATCTTTCAGATTGCGCAGCGGCGCGAAACGCGCCTCGCCGCCTCGCTTCACGAGCTTCTCCAGGAGACGCTCGAGGTCATCGATCGCTCGGCGGGCCTTGCGCTCACGGGAGTGGGAAGCGGCTTCGCCCAGCTCGATGAGATGACGAGCGGCTTTCAGCCGGGAGAATTGATCATCCTTGCGGCTCGGCCCTCGATGGGCAAGACCGCGCTCGCCCTGAACCTCATCGAGGCGATCGCTTCGCAGGGGCGGCCGGTGGTCCTCTTCAGCCTGGAAATGGGGCGCCAGCAACTTGTGCAGCGACTGCTCTGCGCCAAGGGCGGCATTGACAGCCAGCGGTTGCGCCGCAGCCGGCTCAATGGCGATGATCGTCATGCCCTTCACATCGCCTGCGATCAGTTGAGCACGCTGCCGATTCACCTTGACGACACGCCGGCGCTCACGCTGCTCCAGCTTCGCTCCAAGGCGCGGCGCCTGAAGGAAAAGTCGAAGATCGAGGCGATTGCCATCGACTATCTCCAGCTCATGAGTTCCGGAACGCGCAACGAGAGCCGGCAGCTCGAGATCAGCGAAATCAGCCGAGGGGTGAAGGCGATGGCGCGTGAACTCAATGTGCCGGTCATCTGCCTGAGCCAGCTCAACCGCGCGAGCGAGACGCGGACCGGACATCGCCCGTTGATGAGCGATCTCCGCGAATCAGGATCGATCGAGCAGGACGCCGATGTGGTGATGATGCTCCACCGTGAGGCCTACTACCACGGCAGCGACGAGAAGTGGCTCGCCGAGAACGAGGACAAGAAGAACCTTGCCGAGCTCATTCTCGCCAAGCAGCGCAATGGCCCTACGGGCACTGTGCAACTCGTCTGGGAGTCGCGCTTCCAGCGCTTCAGGGATTTCATCGATGCCTCGGCGCCGGGTGGCTACGACGACGGCGGCGATCGCAGCCTCGACGACTACGGCATTCCCGGCGGGTGATTGCCTCGGGCCGTGGGCGGCGAGCCGTGT
This region of Phycisphaeraceae bacterium genomic DNA includes:
- the dnaB gene encoding replicative DNA helicase, with protein sequence MEQVTTRRSRGRDQRLVIDEQALGRLYGALPPQASEAEASLLGAIFISPSVMGDVLQVLRSGADFSRPVHAAIFDAMVEIYERTATMDIVLLAEKLRTLGTLDHVGGIDYLKELAECSPTASHAMEHARLVRDKAIVRELISASVETLHSAHQGDLPADEVLQSAEARIFQIAQRRETRLAASLHELLQETLEVIDRSAGLALTGVGSGFAQLDEMTSGFQPGELIILAARPSMGKTALALNLIEAIASQGRPVVLFSLEMGRQQLVQRLLCAKGGIDSQRLRRSRLNGDDRHALHIACDQLSTLPIHLDDTPALTLLQLRSKARRLKEKSKIEAIAIDYLQLMSSGTRNESRQLEISEISRGVKAMARELNVPVICLSQLNRASETRTGHRPLMSDLRESGSIEQDADVVMMLHREAYYHGSDEKWLAENEDKKNLAELILAKQRNGPTGTVQLVWESRFQRFRDFIDASAPGGYDDGGDRSLDDYGIPGG
- a CDS encoding integration host factor subunit beta; this encodes MSTTTTTKREVTERVARKTGVHRDEVRKVVQAFLDELIEELAHGHRLEFRDFGVFDVRTRASRVAQNPKTLVQVAVPSRRVVRFKAGRLMRDRVETPPAAVGRR